A genomic region of Rhodococcus oxybenzonivorans contains the following coding sequences:
- a CDS encoding IclR family transcriptional regulator: MADSEGHRAVSRALHALELAAASKDGITLGELAHQMGAAKSSLHPLLKALVFRGYLTYDGSRYRTGPSIGALAAVDSPSIVPIAQPFMDDLVRQFEETVMLGRVVGETLIYLHNVESNQVVRYSPPRVRPPSDHPSSIEKLYLAQRDDEQIDLYIREHIHPSKQEGLRAEIIEARATGVAFNHGDTFPDLSAVASGIVVGKSLAACLAIGGPSRRIESRLDELASATTYAANSIAKLLLR; encoded by the coding sequence ATGGCCGACAGCGAGGGACACCGAGCAGTCTCCCGGGCGCTGCACGCGCTGGAACTCGCGGCGGCGTCCAAGGACGGAATTACTCTGGGCGAGCTGGCACACCAGATGGGGGCTGCCAAGTCATCACTCCACCCACTGCTCAAGGCACTGGTCTTCCGCGGCTATCTCACATACGACGGGTCGCGCTACCGTACCGGCCCGTCTATCGGCGCCCTCGCCGCTGTCGACAGCCCGTCGATCGTGCCGATAGCGCAGCCCTTCATGGACGACCTTGTGCGGCAGTTCGAGGAGACGGTCATGTTGGGTCGCGTGGTCGGTGAGACCCTCATCTATCTGCACAATGTGGAGTCCAATCAAGTTGTGAGGTATTCACCGCCACGAGTTCGTCCTCCCAGCGACCACCCGTCGTCCATCGAGAAGCTCTACCTCGCCCAGCGTGATGACGAGCAGATCGACCTCTACATCCGCGAGCACATTCACCCGTCGAAGCAAGAGGGCTTGCGCGCCGAAATCATCGAAGCCCGGGCCACCGGCGTTGCCTTCAACCACGGTGACACCTTCCCCGACCTCAGCGCCGTCGCCTCAGGCATTGTTGTTGGTAAGAGTCTCGCGGCATGCCTGGCCATCGGCGGGCCCAGCCGACGCATCGAAAGCCGATTGGACGAACTGGCGTCCGCCACAACTTACGCCGCCAACAGCATCGCCAAGTTGCTACTCCGGTGA
- a CDS encoding CaiB/BaiF CoA transferase family protein, whose amino-acid sequence MTQTISTTTIPTTQAKQENLPLTGVTVVALEHAVAVPIATRQLADLGARVIKVERIDGGDFARGYDAAVAGEMSSVFLWTGRGKESLALDLKSPEGRQIMLELLASADVFMQNMSPGAVERLGLGADELTHRNPRLIVVSNSGYGTPGPYAGKRAYDALVQAESGAVAVTGTKDLMVKPGFSAADVASGMYMTSAAMMGLFQRERTGSGTVVDVAMIDAMTDFIANHIYYAQHHGSPAERISLGHPSLVPYGEYATQDTPVVIGIQNDREWARFAEHVMGRLELVSDPRYATNVARAGCRDEVDALVADTCRRFTAGELTELLDQNGIACARVNNLAVVAEHPQLVERGRWVETPTPVGPVPTLRQVITERGKEYPVRPVPALGQHSRQLLAELGHDEKQIDDFLRRGIVATADADLFAGASAPAGDR is encoded by the coding sequence ATGACCCAGACTATCTCCACTACAACCATTCCCACCACACAGGCGAAGCAAGAGAATCTACCGCTGACAGGCGTCACCGTCGTCGCACTCGAGCATGCCGTCGCCGTACCCATCGCCACCCGGCAGCTCGCCGATCTCGGGGCGCGGGTGATCAAGGTCGAGCGAATCGACGGTGGCGACTTCGCCCGCGGATACGACGCCGCCGTGGCCGGCGAGATGTCCAGTGTGTTCCTGTGGACGGGCCGCGGCAAGGAATCACTGGCGCTCGACCTCAAATCGCCCGAGGGCCGCCAAATCATGCTGGAGTTACTCGCGTCCGCCGACGTTTTCATGCAGAACATGAGCCCCGGGGCCGTCGAGCGGCTCGGCCTGGGTGCCGACGAGCTGACCCACCGCAACCCGCGCCTGATCGTGGTATCCAACTCCGGGTATGGCACGCCAGGCCCCTATGCCGGCAAGCGTGCCTACGACGCCCTGGTACAAGCGGAGTCCGGAGCCGTAGCCGTCACCGGCACCAAGGACCTGATGGTCAAACCCGGCTTCTCGGCCGCCGACGTCGCCAGCGGCATGTACATGACCTCGGCGGCGATGATGGGCCTGTTCCAACGTGAGCGCACCGGATCGGGAACCGTGGTCGACGTCGCGATGATCGACGCAATGACCGACTTCATCGCCAACCACATCTACTACGCCCAGCACCACGGCAGCCCGGCCGAGCGGATCAGCCTCGGCCACCCCTCGCTGGTGCCCTACGGCGAGTACGCCACACAAGACACACCGGTGGTCATCGGCATCCAGAACGACCGCGAGTGGGCACGCTTCGCCGAGCACGTGATGGGACGCCTGGAGCTGGTCTCCGACCCGCGGTACGCCACCAACGTGGCCCGGGCAGGGTGCCGCGACGAGGTCGACGCGCTCGTCGCCGACACGTGCCGGAGATTCACCGCCGGCGAGCTCACTGAGCTGCTCGATCAGAACGGGATCGCCTGCGCCCGCGTCAACAATCTCGCGGTGGTGGCCGAGCACCCGCAGTTGGTGGAGCGGGGCCGGTGGGTCGAAACACCCACGCCCGTCGGGCCTGTGCCGACCCTGCGCCAGGTGATCACCGAGCGCGGTAAGGAGTACCCGGTGCGCCCGGTCCCGGCCCTGGGGCAGCACTCGCGGCAACTGCTTGCCGAGCTCGGCCACGACGAGAAGCAGATTGACGATTTCCTTCGCCGCGGAATCGTGGCGACCGCCGACGCCGACCTGTTTGCTGGAGCGTCCGCTCCCGCAGGGGACAGATAG